The genomic window AGCATACGAAATAATGGAAGAAATTTTCACTTTACTTCTTGCTACACAGTCCTTTAGCACTGAAACTGGATAGCCTGTAACTCCTATAAATCTAGCTTTGCCTTTGTTTACAACATGTTCTTCCAAAGTAGGCAAACATTCATTCAATACTGTATCGATTGTTTCTGGAAACTCAATGTCatgaatctaaaaaaaatttttttccaaaacttatTTATCTTAAATGTTAGTAGCTTACGATTATGCAAAGTGAAAgtcccatctttctagcatgtatagaatagaaaaacaaaattttgggggGTTTTCCGATTTTTCGGGGATTTTTGATGTGGgtaatgtaatttttcaatgttttctgttattttgttaacacattgtatagtatgtgtgatatgggaatatcagttatgtatatgagacatgtatgtttgtgtaatgtgacagctTGCAATCAATACATGGTTTATACATGGTgttacaacaattaactcagtcaattgttagttttctcttatttttcaaaaatgttaatacGTCTgcactaataaaaaaacatacaaactaTACATACTTGAATAACATCAACTGCATTTATTCCAAGCAATTTAAGACTATGTTCAACACTTTGAAGAGTACGTTTAGCAGTATAGTCAAATCCAGTATCTGatttatcattgaaatttttaactccATAGCGTCCAACTTTCGTTGCGATGTAATATGCTTCACGTGGAACTGTTTTCAAtgccttaaaaatttcaaaatagaatAAAGAATGGTTTCCTTTCAGTTtatcatatacatataaagaAATCATATTTCGTATCGCAGCAAAATCATGCTTTTTGAatcaacattattttagaatattattagtcctttaaaaattataaaattataaagtatacCTTTCCTATTAGTTCTTCAGACGAGCCTTGTCCATAATACGGTGCAGTGTCAATGTAATTGATACCACTTTTTAATGCTTGGTGAATCGTTGCAATTGCCTCAGCTTCATCATATTCTCTGAAACATTAAACGATACTTATCATAcctataaatacataaaagtaAAGGTGAGGTCACCTTTTCTGTAAATTTGGTACTTTCTCATACATTAGGATACGGAAGAAATATATAACGGGTAATAAATTAACAGTAATGCCATGAGGCGCttttataacatgtattttATGCTGAGCCCATTTTCTTCCGTTAAGCAGTTGActcataaaagaaaaaaaagattccTACATGTATTATTTCGTAGACCTATAATATAGCAAATTGTTAATAATCAGGGGCCTGATAATATCGGGAGTGTAAGGCAATTGTTCTGGTAAATGACGCGTTTACCATTTAAGCAGCCTCCACTAAAAAAGGTCCTCCACcgagataaatatttaaatttttttattttatcattaataaaatttttagtttaagggCTCCCGTGTGGAATTTTTGGTCAAAGGGCTCAAATCCACCTACGGGCTACAGCAGTTGTAAATGTGGCAATGTTCGGGGCTGAGGACCGAATTAACAAGGATGAATTTCCCAATACTCCCGCGGCGCAACCATGATTTTATAATCAAGCTAGGCATTTGCTACTAGGAATCTGAAGAATTTACTTATACAATTCTCTACTatgagtattttttattttttaggcctaaaattttagttttttattgaaaggaTTAGCTTTATATTCTtacttcaacaaaaaaatagtgtaaatattatattagaacATTGCACGAAATAATACTATAACACCATATAGTCAAATATATACTAACAGTATTTTATTGATCGTGTAATTGGTCCATTACGCGATCTTGCCCTTTAGGGATAAGATTAAACTAGttaagatttaattaaattttgcccAAAGATGCTagccaatttaaaaaattaaaaaaaaaaaattaatgtacttACCCAAACAAAGAACTGAAACAAGTACCTCCTATCCCAATTTGTGAAACAATTAAGCCAGTGTCACCCAAAGGTACATATTTCATTTTCCGTACTGCATCTTCATCATGAAATCCTTGTACAAATGTTGAAGGTAAATCTCcgttcattttattttagctTCTTATTACAACAATTGTCTAATAAATGATTACTCTTGAATGATACAAATTTGACAAACCGgcacattatttatatttaaatggcTAGTTAATATCTTATTCTTTAGTATGAGATAAGTGTTGGGATCCGTAGAATACAACCAAGAacctaaaatttattgaatttacatTTCTAGCACGGAccacaattttacattttacaaactatttaaatgatattttatcaaTACTTTACTGGCCATTTCACTCACTTCGTGGAGCTTacggaaaaaatatatttggttagAATGTGCGGTGGTTTTTAATCTTGCCGcggcttcgctcgtgataatgattcatttcgaTTAATACAGCCttaatgatttattataaatcatttgtaaaatatagtTTTCCAATCCAAATGAATGAAATCAGGATTATAACTAATTTAGGTAATAAAACCGCTCTTAATCCAAATCCACGCTTGGTTACTGCatgaatttgattatttttaaagatcttTCTGGCGATGCATGAGCAACCATGCAAAAAATAAGCAACCAtgcaaaattagattttttatttactcccGATATTGAGTAAAGgtgaaaaacttcaaaaaatagttttttagatttttctcttattgagatttttttagtaaaaatttaaaatcataaatttatacttgataaatcataaatttatttttccataacATTTTCATgctatatataagtcttttcgTTTGGAAGCAATTTGATAAGATACTTACACAGACAATCCACCCATATGGACCAATGGtgtaaaatacgattttttgaTCAGGGGACCTAAATACATAAAGTTTCGTTGAAAACTCATCACTGAATTTTTGGGTAGTAGTTAAACATTATCTCTATATTACTACTAGtaggtaaaaatttgttttgcaaatagtcaaaacatatttttttatgaaatgtgaTAATAACTTTACATCAATGATAATTCAATGAgatcgaaaaataaaactttaaccaGGCCCAGAACAGctttaatataattcatttaaatcttCTAACAAATAAAACTACGAACTCTCAATCATCTAATTTAATATCTTACTTTTTACCTCTGTATACAAATTACAAAGTAGTAAAATAATTCTGATTctggttttaataaaaattgtagtatattcctaatttcttaaaaaaaatatctaatttatttcattaatataatttaaaatttaacacattttttaaaatgtgtgttacaaaatattttagccTCCTGGATAGTTTTTGCGTCTTATATACAAGgcgatttttgtaaagtttccaccattgtatttcaaaaacggaaaagaaaattaaaaaacagaaaaatatgtAATAGTTTTAGGGGgattaaaaatatagtatttattttgcattttttaatagaacaacatattttttgttacaaatttttgttctttgaaGTAAaagaagcaacttttgtttgaattttttgaaggcTTTTGGCCATCTACTTTAGGTATTTTCAGATAAAAGTTTCTATTAAGAAAATTCTagcaaattctcaaaataataattttttaccgattctcatttttcattgaaaaataaaactttgtccACAAATTTTTTCCATATGATATTCTTACAGTGGCTTTTTGCAGCAAAGAAACAGAATAGTtccctttaaaaacaaagttgagACTTGTTTGACCGTGAAAACTTAACCGTATAAAATACcaaatactttattttcattCCCCCTAAAAATGGACCCATTTATGTTTTCACGTTTTATGATTTTCCGTtccgtttttttaaatacaagagtggaaactttttaaaattactttgtaTGGAATCTTTTTGAGCAAATGGTCTTATTTCAAGAAGTGGTAATCTTTTTGGTATAAGAAATATGTGTCTGAATTACACGCATTATTTTGTATCTGTTCCGAGTCcgttaagttttaaaaaaaaagcgtttcgaataaaatttattggttttttattgAGTTTTTCCCCATTTTATCAGTTTCTCTCTATCAGTACTATCTTAAAAAGTACTGTTAGAAGGCGGATTAACACATAtctctaattatttattataattgatgtcGTGATGATACTACCCAAGATCGATTGTCATAATCCCATAGGTATTTAAGTTTCTTAACTGCCTGTATATGGAAGTCAGATGAATGTTTCATTCATGATTTGCTTTGAATcgtgttatttatttacatatctGTGGTAATAATACTTGTATAAGTAGATAAAATTACTGATATTaatagtattataaaatttaatgtttttctggAATCAAATAAATTACGCAAATTAGATAAACAATAAGCCTGTTTCTTAGGCCATTACGTCATCAAAGATGCAAAACGGGAcccatgtaaaaaaatttgttaactttttttttgaatattgtctgatttacatttattttaagatcGCAAAGTCGTTTaatatgaaacaataaaaaaatcacacgcctgtattatttaaaaaaaaaccctcaATTTCAACAAACTTCACCCAGTTGACTCTCCCTCTCCTATGGACGTGGATTTACCCTAGATTTTGTTGGCtaagtatttataccaaaatgccattttctcacctccgtgctgaaagtgtcaactttctgcCCACTGTGTAAAACGAAGTTACCGCCTTCTGCCTCCGTTTGGGAGAAAAAGaatatacacaccacgggagcatAAGTAAAGATGtttcagatctcatgttcattgtcgcCCGAGGCGAAGCTGAGGGTGacaaacacttttatttttctttacttttgctccctagatgtgtagacaattttttgatgaaatttttataccaaatatTTCTGATTAACCCCCGTTAAGACAAAAATATTTGGTCTAAAAACTGTGTAGGTATATGCATGTCGAAATGTTTAGGATAGGTAACGGAATTGGCGTTAACCAAGTTTGGTACTTTTTGCATTTATCTCAGATTCTTTTagagcatttttaattttcgtaaagATATAACTTTAATACTAACTAAGTTTTGGATACTTCAAAGATATAATAGCTGATTTTGTTGACTTTAAAGTCAGCGCAATATACCTGCGACTATGCtatttcttaatataaaataaacatataaatttattattatattttgaaaaattcgtagAAACatttgataaacattttttaatgataattttaattaaaacttattttaatatgttcTGGCATAATTTTATTGGTTCTTtacttatgaataaaaaatttttagtgtcATAATTTGATTGGcaatttgaaatcaatttatttacaaacaaacggatgcaaatttttaaatctttataatCTAATCATTTTAGAGATAACTATAAACAgtcaatttacgaaaaaattttcaattagtaAATTTTGTTTGCTGTCTTATTTACTAATCTTTATTTACcatttataattatatcttAGGTTGATAGAATTATCACCTTGATAACGGTGTCGAatcttttatcattttcttgaaatttttcttctGTTGTGTTATAATAAAGTTAGAGATTTGTTTTGAACTTGTTAGTATTAATCAGATCATTGTAATTGTGAACCAAAAAATTCAATGCCGTATAGGTTCTATAAACTTCTGCATTTTTTAGCACTATATAACTCGAacaattggaaaattatttaacttagtagttgaataattttcgaataagCAGTTTATAGTTTCTAGTTGAATGCAACAACcggaaaattaaagaaaaattaatgtagtaaggtttattttttcattcaagaTGATTTCAGGGGCAGGTATATCTtcaacaacaagtgaaaacaaacaattgactgagttaattgttgaaataccctgtatagaaagtgttgaatgtcagtgcttgcatcaAATCAATCATCTGAAGATAAGGtagagaaaaaaagaaaagctCATGGACATCATCAGCCTATAGAGCGCCAAATACACTTAAGTCCGCAGCTAACGTAATTTGACCCCCCACAAAGTTTCGATCGTTGAGTTAACCCCCCCCCTACTATTGATttccactttttacttccttaatcaatgtattttaaggaattattgattgttcgtttattattagcaattattgcattataaatatttcaaattaattaatttttttttttttgaacaaagaGAAAAAAGTGGAAATCAATCTTATGGGGGGCtaacttaataacaaataattgtttagtaaataataaataaacaacgatcgaacaaataattttaatgctcGAACAATGAAGAGCAAACGACGGACAATAGactaaaaaagatatatatttataattaattaatccgaaaagaaatttttgtgggggggggggggggcaaaTTACGTTAGCTTTACATCCAtgaattttttgtacatatatgattaggagaacatgttcaacaaaacctaaaataaaacttaacattaaagaactgataaaaaaaattttaatgattttatagataccgtataaaaaaattgttaaaaatgaccgaaaattgattttatactgtataaaataaccattattcattcatatttattttaggtgaaatatgtacaaaaatatattataataaaatatcggttttatcaatttttctgatttaattattattaaatattatacttgCCTTTgtcttttaacaaaatattactacaattattcatttataagctagtttattgaaaaaaggtgaggtaaaagaaatacatatggataagtttaatgaaaaatgggttagtaaaagaaaaataaatactaggaagaaaacaagtttattgaaaagaGGTGAGTAAAGggtatgtatattacattaatGATATGTTTAATATGTCAAAGGTAGAGTAGTGGTTAGCGCAGTCGTCTCAGGTTACAGAGTACCTCGGTTCGAATTTAGCAACgaaccaatttatttttaattaaataagttattgtGCCGagataatgtcattttttttagataattgttatgAGAACCAAAAGCGGCAAATAAGTAAGAGGGCGAGGTATATTttattcccaccccctgacagaacaGTGATTTATGACATGAGTAGGAAAGTGAgactaacataattaattttttttgtgaaataacatgttctcctataataaaatcttataaaatttcatttaacaagaaaaattttatctatcatGTACAACAAAAATGCAAGCAAAATAagtatgtttataatattttgtaataggcgaatgttataaaaaaaaaaaaaaggataaaatatataacatattctcctgttacaaaatttcaaattttagtctttCTTACCgagcgattttttaattttataaatacaaattttattattttgtaacaggagaatatgagtgagataaaaatttaaaagtttcaaattttagcataaccaaacaattttttagctccgcgatcttagcacctcatgtgcggaatttcgattgaccaattataccatctgaaaggtcagaaattggtcataaaaggtcatttggtctcattaattggtcagcatcagaaaattttttattaaagattgaaaaaactccacctatgcgcgatcgggaagcattcgctgataattggtcagctaatataaataaaattggtcagtttaattttatattcaaaaaataatataatttcgaaaaaattttcaattttttcaacatttgtactaggagaacataagtgggaattagtagttcctgataaggagaaaggtgagtaagtgttttcaccccgaaagtctaaaattttattttggcagaaagttattggtctgcccactagaggtcacactcaccaaacacgggtgtgcagaccactaactttctgacttacgaggtgacaacaattaccttgctatcaggtactacttattccgtccgtccttgatgttctcctagtagaaatgtgaaaaaaattgaagtttttaaacgaaaaaaaactaattttttcatcatttactaggcaaacatgctgtggtggaaatttgaaaaaaaatgaaaataaaaatcagattttgcttaaaagatttaatgaacttttttttaatatatgtcctcacctagtttcgaaccaagggactatttattcgaagtcagatacgctaaccattataccattagggctctgttattcgtattaataaataattatattgatattttcgactttcttaaattataacaaaaagtactcattttcggaaaattttgagtagtattattacaaaaaaaaatggcaaacgaagtttgaaatacttacctatcgtgaagttcgaaatactcacctatttttaactgaaataatattgtatagctacagagagatggggaaaaataaaataaaaacagggtttgagttttcaactttatttaaatgaaataaatcaaaatacataaaaactatttacgaattacttgcacataattccatataattaatttcatcttaaaaaaatttttttgcatcaactttttttttacaaaccaaataccacacaaaaataaaatgaaaatccaaaaagaatattacgtatttacaatccaacttctttatctcacctatattttataagaatttgtttgtacctttactaaaaaaaaattaattagttaattaataattttgttctgaaaggaaaaatgggatagaataaaataaaacaaaatttaaaatatataacgatatttatttatttatattaatttgaaaacgttatcccgaaaattgattttttactgtataaaataactattattattattcattcaaattttttataggtgacatatgtacaaatatatataatacaagtgaaaacaaacaattgactgagttaattgttgaaataccatgcatagtcagtgttgatttatttatcacattacacatacaaacatgtgacacatacataactgataatcaagtatagtacctattataaaatttccgcctaattggcgccctcacgagtaaacagtgatgtttatgaaaaaaaattttacatttaaacttttgttctatctctaacggtttacaagatgggtcctacggacccaagacccaattgacctacgatgctcatttacgaacttgacctcactttttacgtcctgagtacgctgtaaaaatttcagctcgatatcttttttcgtttttgagttatcgtgtccacagacggacggatggacggacggacaaccggaaatggactaattaggtgattttatgaacacctatgacaaaatttttatactaacatcattatttttaagcgttacaaacttgggactaaacttaatataactatgtatatttcatatatacatggtataaaaagagtgaaaaatttaaataaaagggaaaattcatttttttaaaagtaaaaattttatccatttttttttttttttatatgtactactatcaaatatacatgtatatttgatagtagtacatatcaaaaaaaaaaaattataaaaaaaatatttcccctaCTCTGTCTGGTTTATAGTGAAGAGCTGTGCGTAAGTACTCACTGCCCTGATAAAACCATCCGGCTCAAAGCATGCGCGTTACGACAGAgacaacttttttcattttttttaatattaaattaaactgaccaattatttatattagctgaccaattatcagcgaatgcttcccgatcgcgcataggtggagttttttattttttctgcgaatgaggtgctaaacttattaattgaccttgaaaaactttaatcttgaataaaaaattttctgatgctgaccaattaatgagaccaactgaccttttatgaccaatttctgacctttcagatggtataattggtcaatcgaaattccgcacatgaggtgctaagatcgcggagctcaattttttgtacatattttttaatattttgtaacaggagaatatttattatttatttaaagagtgagatatatttttgattatttaaatacccACCCCCTGacaaaatagtgatttatgacatatgtaaaACTGacattatttataacaagaGGGCGggtttaaagataatttaaactagAAAAGGAggcgaaaatttttaacatcagaaaaaattcatttaatttaaaaataaaaatgttaaccaCTCCAGGATATGAACCAGCGTACCTTGGTTTCACAGGCAAGTGCTATACCCACACATGCACCCGGCTTACGAGAAATGACTCAATTTTTTGAGTCATCTctcgtaaaataaatttgatactgtAATATAACTGACTGTTAAATCAATGTTGGTAAATTCCTGCGTCTTCACCGTGAATTCTATAGATTACTTGCGTATAGAATGACTACAGTCCCTATTTTATGGAAGCGGTCCTAAATATGACCAATTGCTGTGTCTAAGTAGTAGTTACGCCAAGTTCAATAATCTGTTATTcatcttataatatttatatataagataaattaaGATTAGTTT from Chrysoperla carnea chromosome 2, inChrCarn1.1, whole genome shotgun sequence includes these protein-coding regions:
- the LOC123292207 gene encoding L-galactose dehydrogenase-like, coding for MNGDLPSTFVQGFHDEDAVRKMKYVPLGDTGLIVSQIGIGGTCFSSLFGEYDEAEAIATIHQALKSGINYIDTAPYYGQGSSEELIGKALKTVPREAYYIATKVGRYGVKNFNDKSDTGFDYTAKRTLQSVEHSLKLLGINAVDVIQIHDIEFPETIDTVLNECLPTLEEHVVNKGKARFIGVTGYPVSVLKDCVARSKVKISSIISYARFTLIDDTLSEYLEFFKENNVVVINAAIFQMGLLSNDGPQPWHPAHEKTKQICKQAGDYCKAHGIELGQLALYHALTKQPGPPLHLIGMNNRNILQSNLEVIHNSISDKHLEVLKEINEKFFSKVEHRHWEGVEVKAYRQTFGLKY